In Spirochaetae bacterium HGW-Spirochaetae-1, the genomic stretch GACCGATACATTGTTGTCGTATTTAAAAATATTATCCGTGCCGTCGCCGAAATGCAGGTCTATATCGAGTATTACCGCTTTGCCGATTTTTCCCGTATTGATAAGCCTGGATATGGCGATTGCCATATTGTTAAAAAAGCAGAATCCCCAGTTCTGATCAGGACTGGCATGATGGCCCGGCGGACGAATGATGCCGAAGGCGTTGATACCTTCCATGGCAAGTTCGCTGCAGAGTATGGCACCCCCGGCAGAAAGACAGGCCACTTCATATCTGCCGGAATCCTGTTTTTCCGATTCCAAAAGGCCGCGGGAATGGCAGAGCAGGATATCGTCTTCACTGCAGGGACCTGGTTCGATAACGGGAAAATGATCCATGAGAGTCTGGAATATCGAGGTTACCCTGTCGGGTTTTTCACAGGACGCCGTTGAATAATGGGTCGCATAACGGGAATGATAAATTAATCTTGTTTCCACGCTCATATATGCCTCCGGGTAATAACATCCTGGCAATGCAGTTATTGATAATCCCCGGGGCCGGTTTTGTCAATGTATTTTAGGCCGGGGCTAAAAGAGACGTCCAAGAATCACGGGCAGGGCATATTCAACACGCATTATTCTCTCTCCCAGTTCAACGGGCACAAATCCTGTCTGCTTCAGGAGGTCTATCTCATAGGGGATGAATCCGCCTTCGGGTCCGATAGCCAGCGTAACAGGCGTTGTGACATTACGGGGACAGGAATGGCTCTCATAGGGATGGGCAACCAGCGCAAGAGTTCCTGCTGCTATTGAGGGAAGTTCATCTTCCACGAAGGGCTTGAAGAGAGGTCGAAGATTGACCATTGGAAGAATGGTGTCCCTGGCCTGCTCCAGTCCCAGTATAAGCTCTTCTGCGATGGTATCGGGAGAGAGAAGGGGGCTCTGCCAATAGCTTTTTTCAACGCGCCATGACCTGATTAGGTATATATTTTTTATGCCCATGGTGGAGGCGCAGTGAAGTACTTTCTTCAGCGTCTTGGGCCTGGGAAGGGCCAGAACCAACGTAACGGGAAGGGCTTCGGGAGGCGGAGTATCAAGCGTTACTTCCATGAGCGCGTACTTGTCTTGCAGTTCAATGATGTGCCCTGTTCCACGGAGGCCGTTTAGTTTTCCCACTTTCAATGTATCATAAAGCCCGGCGCCATGAATATCAACGAGATGACGAAACCGCCGGTCTTTGAGCCGCACCCTGGTTTCGGAGATAAAATCATTTTCGAAAAGTATTATCTGGTTCATGACAAGTCATGCTTGCGTATTATGGGTTCCACATCAAGATATTTATAGACTGTAATGATCAATTATTTTGTCAGACGATGATAAAGACCACATCGTTGACGGTCATGTCATACCTGAATTATTTGAGGGGCAGAAGAATCTGCGATGAAAATTGCGGGGGAGAGAGAGCGCTATTCGGATATCTGACATCTGAGTAGTATGCCCGGACATAAAAAAAAGAACAAATAATGCCATCCTATGCATTTTGATCTGCTGATGGCATTAAAATTACATCATGCTTGTGCCGATGGCTGCTGATCTTTTTTGGGAAAACGGGGTTTCGCAAAATTTACACGGATATTCCTTCCCATGATTTCATTGCCGTCAAGCTGTGCAATGGCTGTGTTTGCATCATTTTCACTGGCCATCTCAATAAAGCCGAACCCCTTGGATCTGCCGGTATACTTGTCTATGATGATCTTGGCAGATTTTACCTCTCCATGTGATTCGAAGAGATTTTTCAGCGAATCCTCTTTCATGTCATAGGACAGGTTTCCCGCATAGAGATTTACTGACATACAAGTACCTCATAAAAATATGATTTTGTAACTTCTTTAAGGGGAAAAGCCGCTGTTGATATTTGTGTATAACGGGCTGAAGTGTGGTTGGTAATCCAGAATTTCTCGATAAAGAAGTTTTCTGAATGAAAGATCGGCGCATTTTAAAAGTGAAATGCAAATATATAATATCTTATAGTAAGACAGTAAGATAAAGTCAAGAAAAAAATTATTCCAGACCAGGCATATGAGTCATGAATGATTTTAAAAAACCTTCACTGTTGAAATCCGATTTTTCTTTGATAATGCCCCCGGCCATGTCGGCATGACCTCCGCCAAAACCGATCCCCCTGAGTACGTCCTGGATAATTTTAGACGCATTCCAATCCTGTCGCTCGCTCCGTACAGAGATGTTGATCTTGTCTTCATTGTCTGCACAAAGAATAACGAAATCAACCTCTTCGAGAGCCAGGATGAAATCCCCCAATATTCCCAGCAGGTTCTGATTGCACCCCTGGGGAAAATAACAAAAGGCAACACTTTGTTCAATTTTAAGATTGTCTATTGCGTATCGGTAAAAGTTCAGATCCTTTGTCTGTATGTAGTTGCGCAGAAGGGAGTTCACCTGCGACACGTTAGCTGCGCTGTAGAGGTTGGCGTAAGCGTCGATATCATCCTCACTCACACCGCGGGTGAGAAGCGCAGTGTCCATGTTGATACCTATAAGCAGCACCGTTGCCGTGTCGCGATTTATCACAACATTACAATCACGAAAATATGAATAAATAATTGTTGAACATGCACCGTATCCCGGCCTGATGTCGATAAGCGGCACGTCTTCCGGCGAAATAACGTTGTGGTGGTCAATAACGGCAATTTCATCGCCTATGAGGTCCGTAACGTTTTTGTTTCCCTTGCACCCGTCGACGATTACTATCCAGTCATCCTCTCTGAGTTCGTATTCCGATGCATTGCGGATATCAATGCCGAAATCGTTTATCATTTTTTTAAGGGAGTCACGCTGCAATTCTCCCTCAAAAATTATCGATGTCCTTATGGCGAACTCCGAAAGGAGTTTCTGAAGTCCATATGCTGATGCCACGGCATCATGATCAGGGAAATTGTGTGTCTGAATGTATATATGGTCTTTTGCTTTCAGGTGGTCTATGAGGTTT encodes the following:
- a CDS encoding 16S rRNA (uracil(1498)-N(3))-methyltransferase, which gives rise to MNQIILFENDFISETRVRLKDRRFRHLVDIHGAGLYDTLKVGKLNGLRGTGHIIELQDKYALMEVTLDTPPPEALPVTLVLALPRPKTLKKVLHCASTMGIKNIYLIRSWRVEKSYWQSPLLSPDTIAEELILGLEQARDTILPMVNLRPLFKPFVEDELPSIAAGTLALVAHPYESHSCPRNVTTPVTLAIGPEGGFIPYEIDLLKQTGFVPVELGERIMRVEYALPVILGRLF
- a CDS encoding RNA-binding protein; protein product: MSVNLYAGNLSYDMKEDSLKNLFESHGEVKSAKIIIDKYTGRSKGFGFIEMASENDANTAIAQLDGNEIMGRNIRVNFAKPRFPKKDQQPSAQA
- a CDS encoding acetylpolyamine aminohydrolase, with amino-acid sequence MSVETRLIYHSRYATHYSTASCEKPDRVTSIFQTLMDHFPVIEPGPCSEDDILLCHSRGLLESEKQDSGRYEVACLSAGGAILCSELAMEGINAFGIIRPPGHHASPDQNWGFCFFNNMAIAISRLINTGKIGKAVILDIDLHFGDGTDNIFKYDNNVSVINIQSSTPREFIDETRNELKKIAEADIIGISAGFDQYEKDWGSNLSTEDYRTIGIIAGEFAGRICRGRVFSILEGGYFVPDLGLNALALIEGINGGLAM
- a CDS encoding recombinase RecJ, translating into MFIQNLIDHLKAKDHIYIQTHNFPDHDAVASAYGLQKLLSEFAIRTSIIFEGELQRDSLKKMINDFGIDIRNASEYELREDDWIVIVDGCKGNKNVTDLIGDEIAVIDHHNVISPEDVPLIDIRPGYGACSTIIYSYFRDCNVVINRDTATVLLIGINMDTALLTRGVSEDDIDAYANLYSAANVSQVNSLLRNYIQTKDLNFYRYAIDNLKIEQSVAFCYFPQGCNQNLLGILGDFILALEEVDFVILCADNEDKINISVRSERQDWNASKIIQDVLRGIGFGGGHADMAGGIIKEKSDFNSEGFLKSFMTHMPGLE